A window from Sebastes fasciatus isolate fSebFas1 chromosome 22, fSebFas1.pri, whole genome shotgun sequence encodes these proteins:
- the LOC141760665 gene encoding uncharacterized protein LOC141760665 isoform X1 — MDPESSRAAGSLESSGLSDVQERGGQEVERHSCPLCEKSFTTSRYLKVHQRVHTGEKPHSCDDCGKTFTTRQNLQTHRRRHTGEKPYNCDQCGSAFSQLSHLKNHQISHAGEKPHSCDECEKTFNLLHQLNAHRRVHTGEKPYHCDLCEKAYGTSAELKVHQRSHTGEKPYSCDECGAAFTQLSTLKSHRRIHTGEKPYSCDECGKSFTTSCTLKKHKYIHTGEKPYGCDQCGSAFSQLNNLKVHQRIHTGEKPYWCDQCGKTFSTSSYLKIHKRTHTGEKPYSCDQCGNAFTTHDKLQLHRRVHTGEKPYRCQLCGTCFSRSSHFKTHQRIHTGEKPYSCDDCGKTFLTSGELKVHQRYHTGEKPYRCHFCGKTFTASSNLTIHERHHTGVKPYSCDQCGKACTTSGELKIHQRSHTGERPYWCGLCGKTFSQSGQLKIHQRTHTGEKPYSCEQCGKSFSNGSNLRAHQRIHTAAL, encoded by the exons ATGGACCCCGAGTCCAGTAGGGCAGCAGGCTCTCTGGAGTCCTCTGGTCTCTCTGATGTTCAG GAACGGGGAGGACAGGAAGTGGAACGTCACAGCTGTCCGCTCTGTGAGAAATCCTTCACAACATCTCGATATCTAAAGGTTCATCAGAGAGTTCACACCGGAGAGAAACCACACAGCTGTGATGACTGTGGGAAAACTTTCACCACTCGACAGAACCTACAAACCCACCGGCGCCgccacactggagagaaaccctacaacTGCGACCAGTGTGGGTCAGCGTTTTCACAGTTAAGTCACCTAAAGAACCATCAGATCAGTCACGCTGGAGAGAAACCACACAGCTGTGACGAATGTGAGAAAACGTTCAATCTGCTGCATCAGTTAAACGCACATCGACGTGTGCACACTGGAGAAAAACCGTACCACTGTGACCTCTGTGAGAAAGCTTACGGGACATCAGCTGAGCTCAAAGTCCATCAACGCAGTCACAccggagagaaaccctacagctgtgatgaatgtggagcagcgttCACACAGCTGAGCACCTTAAAGAGCCATcgacgcattcacactggagagaaaccctacagctgtgacgAATGTGGGAAAAGTTTCACTACATCATGTACACTTAAAAAGCATAAATACATTCACACCGGAGAGAAACCATACGGCTGTGACCAATGTGGGAGTGCGTTCAGTCAGTTAAATAACCTAAAAGtccatcaacgcattcacactggagagaaaccctactgGTGTGACCAGTGTGGGAAAACGTTCTCTACATCAAGTTACCTGAAAATCCATAAGCGTAcgcacactggagagaaaccataCAGCTGTGACCAGTGTGGGAATGCTTTCACCACTCACGATAAATTACAACTCCACCGACGTgttcacacaggagagaaaccgtacaggTGTCAGCTGTGTGGAACCTGTTTTTCACGCAGTAGTCACTTTAAAACACACCAACGCATCCACACTGGGGAGAAACCGTACAGCTGTGATGACTGTGGGAAAACCTTCCTCACATCAGGTGAACTCAAAGTCCACCAACGCtatcacactggagagaaaccataCCGGTGTCACTTTTGTGGGAAAACCTTCACTGCATCAAGTAACCTTACGATCCATGAGCGCCATCACACTGGAGTGAAACCATACAGCTGTGACCAGTGTGGGAAAGCTTGCACCACATCAGGGGAACTCAAGATCCACCAACGCAGTCACACTGGAGAGAGACCGTACTGGTGTGGCCTGTGTGGGAAAACCTTTTCTCAGAGCGGTCAACTTAAAATCCACCAACGCACTCACaccggagagaaaccgtacagtTGTGAGCAATGTGGTAAAAGTTTTTCTAACGGTAGTAACCTCAGAgcccaccaacgcattcacactgcagCGTTATGA
- the LOC141760665 gene encoding uncharacterized protein LOC141760665 isoform X2, with protein MDPESSRAADSLESSDVQKRRGRKRLIHTGEKLHRCDECGKTFKRKNHLQNHQSTHSGEKPYRCDQCGKGFARPGSLKIHYGIHTGEKPYRCDECGAAFLHKEHFQTHQYVHTGEKPFSCDQCEKVFCAQVDLTRHRRVHTGEKPYSCDQCELAFTRRSTLVRHQRVHSGEKPYWCDLCGKTFAQAFCLQVHRRLHTGEKPYWCDRCDKTFVTLAESQNHEIIHTGEKPYSCDQCGKTFTQRGSLTVHQRVHTGEKPHSCDDCGKTFTTRQNLQTHRRRHTGEKPYNCDQCGSAFSQLSHLKNHQISHAGEKPHSCDECEKTFNLLHQLNAHRRVHTGEKPYHCDLCEKAYGTSAELKVHQRSHTGEKPYSCDECGAAFTQLSTLKSHRRIHTGEKPYSCDECGKSFTTSCTLKKHKYIHTGEKPYGCDQCGSAFSQLNNLKVHQRIHTGEKPYWCDQCGKTFSTSSYLKIHKRTHTGEKPYSCDQCGNAFTTHDKLQLHRRVHTGEKPYRCQLCGTCFSRSSHFKTHQRIHTGEKPYSCDDCGKTFLTSGELKVHQRYHTGEKPYRCHFCGKTFTASSNLTIHERHHTGVKPYSCDQCGKACTTSGELKIHQRSHTGERPYWCGLCGKTFSQSGQLKIHQRTHTGEKPYSCEQCGKSFSNGSNLRAHQRIHTAAL; from the exons aaacggagaggaagaaagagactgattcacactggagagaaactacaccgctgtgatgaatgtgggaaAACGTTCAAACGTAAGAATCACCTGCAAAACCACCAGAGCACTCACAgcggagagaaaccctacaggtGTGACCAGTGTGGGAAAGGTTTCGCAAGACCAGGTTCCTTAAAAATTCACTACGGCattcacacaggagagaaaccgtacCGCTGTGACGAGTGTGGAGCAGCGTTCCTTCACAAGGAGCACTTCCAAACTCACCAGTACGtgcacactggagagaaaccgttcAGCTGTGACCAGTGTGAGAAGGTCTTCTGTGCTCAAGTTGATCTAACGAGACACAGGCGTGTTCATaccggagagaaaccgtacagcTGTGACCAGTGTGAGCTGGCGTTCACCAGGCGAAGCACACTCGTCCGTCACCAACGCGTTCActctggagagaaaccgtactggtgtgacctCTGTGGGAAGACTTTTGCTCAGGCGTTTTGCTTACAGGTCCACCGACGTCTTCACaccggagagaaaccgtactggtgcGACCGGTGTGACAAAACTTTCGTTACATTAGCTGAAAGTCAGAACCACGAGATTATTCACACgggagagaaaccgtacagcTGTGACCAGTGTGGGAAAACCTTTACTCAGAGAGGAAGCCTGACA GTTCATCAGAGAGTTCACACCGGAGAGAAACCACACAGCTGTGATGACTGTGGGAAAACTTTCACCACTCGACAGAACCTACAAACCCACCGGCGCCgccacactggagagaaaccctacaacTGCGACCAGTGTGGGTCAGCGTTTTCACAGTTAAGTCACCTAAAGAACCATCAGATCAGTCACGCTGGAGAGAAACCACACAGCTGTGACGAATGTGAGAAAACGTTCAATCTGCTGCATCAGTTAAACGCACATCGACGTGTGCACACTGGAGAAAAACCGTACCACTGTGACCTCTGTGAGAAAGCTTACGGGACATCAGCTGAGCTCAAAGTCCATCAACGCAGTCACAccggagagaaaccctacagctgtgatgaatgtggagcagcgttCACACAGCTGAGCACCTTAAAGAGCCATcgacgcattcacactggagagaaaccctacagctgtgacgAATGTGGGAAAAGTTTCACTACATCATGTACACTTAAAAAGCATAAATACATTCACACCGGAGAGAAACCATACGGCTGTGACCAATGTGGGAGTGCGTTCAGTCAGTTAAATAACCTAAAAGtccatcaacgcattcacactggagagaaaccctactgGTGTGACCAGTGTGGGAAAACGTTCTCTACATCAAGTTACCTGAAAATCCATAAGCGTAcgcacactggagagaaaccataCAGCTGTGACCAGTGTGGGAATGCTTTCACCACTCACGATAAATTACAACTCCACCGACGTgttcacacaggagagaaaccgtacaggTGTCAGCTGTGTGGAACCTGTTTTTCACGCAGTAGTCACTTTAAAACACACCAACGCATCCACACTGGGGAGAAACCGTACAGCTGTGATGACTGTGGGAAAACCTTCCTCACATCAGGTGAACTCAAAGTCCACCAACGCtatcacactggagagaaaccataCCGGTGTCACTTTTGTGGGAAAACCTTCACTGCATCAAGTAACCTTACGATCCATGAGCGCCATCACACTGGAGTGAAACCATACAGCTGTGACCAGTGTGGGAAAGCTTGCACCACATCAGGGGAACTCAAGATCCACCAACGCAGTCACACTGGAGAGAGACCGTACTGGTGTGGCCTGTGTGGGAAAACCTTTTCTCAGAGCGGTCAACTTAAAATCCACCAACGCACTCACaccggagagaaaccgtacagtTGTGAGCAATGTGGTAAAAGTTTTTCTAACGGTAGTAACCTCAGAgcccaccaacgcattcacactgcagCGTTATGA